One Terriglobia bacterium genomic window, CTCATGTGCTTTCAAGACGGCCGCCCTTGCCTTGAGTGTGCCAGAAATCAGCGCGGGCCCGGGGAGGGGGAGCGGGTCGGGACGTCCCGACCCGCTCCCCCTCCCCGTCTCCCCTCCTGGGGCTCCCTTTCAAGGACGCGGCAGCTGCTTCCCATCCGAAATCGGGGATATTTTCGAGATGCTTCCAGGCCAGCTGCACCATCCCCACCGACCCGCTCCAAAACAATTCCCTATCATTCATTCAGCCGCGTACTCCTGATTGGTCCGGATTTCAACCAGCTTGATTTGCCCATTTGCAATTGCTGCTCCGGAAGGATCGCGCACCTCTCCACCGATGGATCCCCTGGCGGCTTGAGAATGAGCAAGCTGGATTGGAAGTACTGCGAAACCCAACAACATTGTAGCTATCGATCGTAAGGTCAGACGATGAAACACCAGATCTCTCCTCCACGCCAGGACACTAT contains:
- a CDS encoding carboxypeptidase-like regulatory domain-containing protein; the encoded protein is MFHRLTLRSIATMLLGFAVLPIQLAHSQAARGSIGGEVRDPSGAAIANGQIKLVEIRTNQEYAAE